One segment of Verrucomicrobiia bacterium DNA contains the following:
- a CDS encoding pitrilysin family protein, with the protein MKRLHFLLVLLLALSPRQSNAQFTFDRNILRATLKNGLRVVIVRNPLAPVVTTVVNYEVGSDEAPEGFPGMAHALEHMMFRGNPGLSADQLAHISAAMGGNFDANTQQTVTQYNFTVPADDLELALHVESLRMRGILGTDELWDKERGAIEQEVAQDLSNPSYLLYMKLLEAVFKGTPYAHDALGTRPSFDKTTGAMLQRFYRNWYAPNNAIFVIVGDVDPVTTLASVKRLFENIPSKKLARRPEVHLQAVKPDTLHMTSDLSYGMAVITFRLPGTDSDDSAAAQVMGDVLSSHRGDLYALVPAGKALSAEFALGSLPKASLAYAMCAFPKGGDGEALIKDMRAVLTQYVKHGFPRDLVEAEKRHEVADAEFEKNSVEGLAMSWSAALALEHHRSPDEDIEEIKRVTVSDVNRVARKYLDLDHAIVTVMTPEASGKATSSSTYGGHESFTSKEAATVPLPDWAAAKLAKLPAVPESTVHPVVTTLTNGLQLIVQPETISDTVNVYGRVRNHAGLEMPEGQEGVDQVLAELFSFGTESLDRVAFQKALDDIGANESAGTSFEVDVLTKYLDRGVQLLADNLLHPALPEEAFKTVRKQVADGVVGALESPDYLSQRALLGALFPKGDPALRQATTNSVNALTLDNVRAYHQYVFRPDLTTIVVIGNVTPDQAKTVIGKWFGDWTATGPKPETVPPPVSNNVASVIAVPDKSRVQDKAVLAETLGLNRYDPDYYPLQLGNLVLGGAFYATRLYRDLRKDSGLVYAVQSGFDVGKTRALYEVEFGCDPPNVSKARAIIERNLNDMQTKPVTADELQQAKAQWLREIPLTESSVGGIASTLLSLATRDLPLDEPTRAAQRCSTMTAEEVQAAFAKWLHPADLVQSVQGPEPK; encoded by the coding sequence ATGAAAAGACTTCATTTTCTGTTAGTCCTACTGCTCGCGCTATCTCCGCGACAGTCCAACGCCCAGTTCACTTTTGACAGGAACATCCTCCGTGCGACGCTGAAAAATGGGTTGCGCGTGGTGATCGTACGCAATCCGCTGGCGCCGGTGGTGACGACGGTGGTGAATTACGAGGTCGGGTCGGATGAGGCGCCGGAGGGGTTTCCGGGGATGGCCCACGCGCTGGAGCACATGATGTTTCGCGGCAACCCGGGTCTTTCGGCGGACCAACTGGCCCATATTTCCGCCGCCATGGGGGGCAACTTCGACGCCAATACGCAGCAGACCGTCACCCAATACAATTTCACGGTTCCGGCCGACGACCTCGAACTGGCGTTGCATGTCGAGTCGTTGCGGATGCGCGGGATCCTTGGAACGGACGAGCTGTGGGACAAGGAGCGGGGAGCAATCGAACAGGAAGTGGCCCAGGACCTCTCCAATCCTTCGTACCTGCTTTACATGAAGCTACTGGAAGCGGTGTTCAAGGGAACGCCGTACGCGCACGATGCGTTGGGGACGCGACCGTCATTCGATAAGACGACGGGCGCGATGCTGCAAAGGTTTTATCGGAATTGGTACGCGCCGAATAATGCGATCTTCGTGATTGTCGGCGACGTGGACCCGGTGACGACTTTGGCTTCCGTGAAACGCCTGTTCGAAAACATTCCGTCGAAGAAACTGGCGCGTCGTCCCGAGGTGCATTTGCAGGCGGTCAAGCCTGACACGCTGCACATGACGAGCGATTTGTCGTACGGGATGGCGGTGATCACGTTCCGGCTGCCGGGGACGGACAGCGACGACTCCGCTGCCGCGCAGGTGATGGGCGACGTGTTGTCGAGTCATCGCGGCGATTTGTATGCGCTGGTGCCGGCCGGGAAGGCGTTGTCGGCGGAATTTGCATTGGGTTCGTTGCCGAAGGCGAGCCTGGCTTATGCGATGTGTGCGTTTCCCAAGGGGGGAGATGGCGAGGCTTTGATCAAAGACATGCGCGCGGTGCTCACGCAATACGTGAAGCATGGATTCCCGCGTGATTTGGTTGAGGCGGAGAAACGGCATGAAGTGGCCGATGCGGAGTTCGAGAAGAACTCCGTGGAAGGTTTGGCGATGTCGTGGTCGGCGGCGCTGGCGTTGGAACATCACCGTTCGCCCGACGAAGACATCGAGGAAATCAAGCGCGTGACGGTATCCGATGTCAATCGCGTCGCCCGCAAATATCTCGATCTGGATCACGCCATCGTGACCGTCATGACGCCCGAGGCTTCTGGAAAGGCGACTTCGTCCTCGACCTACGGCGGACACGAGTCGTTTACGTCCAAGGAGGCGGCGACGGTGCCGCTGCCGGACTGGGCAGCGGCGAAATTGGCAAAGCTTCCCGCGGTTCCGGAATCCACGGTGCATCCGGTGGTGACCACGCTGACGAACGGGCTACAACTCATCGTGCAGCCCGAAACGATCAGCGACACGGTCAATGTCTACGGTCGCGTGCGCAACCATGCGGGCCTGGAGATGCCCGAGGGACAGGAGGGCGTGGACCAGGTGCTCGCTGAACTCTTCTCATTCGGCACCGAGTCGCTGGACCGCGTCGCTTTTCAGAAGGCGCTGGACGATATCGGCGCGAACGAGTCGGCCGGCACGAGCTTCGAGGTGGATGTCCTGACCAAGTATCTGGACCGTGGCGTGCAATTGTTGGCGGACAACTTATTGCATCCGGCCCTGCCTGAAGAGGCGTTCAAGACGGTCCGCAAGCAAGTTGCCGACGGCGTAGTGGGAGCGTTGGAGAGCCCGGATTATTTGAGCCAGCGGGCGTTGCTGGGTGCGCTGTTTCCGAAAGGCGACCCGGCGCTGCGGCAGGCGACGACGAACAGTGTGAACGCGCTGACGCTGGACAATGTGCGCGCCTATCATCAATATGTTTTCCGTCCCGACCTGACAACCATCGTGGTGATCGGGAACGTCACACCCGACCAGGCGAAGACTGTTATCGGAAAATGGTTTGGTGATTGGACGGCGACCGGGCCGAAACCGGAGACGGTCCCACCGCCGGTTTCCAACAATGTGGCGTCGGTCATTGCGGTTCCCGACAAGAGCCGGGTGCAGGACAAGGCGGTACTGGCGGAAACGCTCGGCTTGAACCGTTACGACCCGGATTACTATCCGTTGCAACTCGGCAACCTCGTGCTCGGCGGCGCATTCTACGCGACCCGGTTATACCGCGACCTGCGCAAGGACAGCGGGCTGGTGTACGCCGTGCAGTCAGGGTTCGATGTCGGCAAGACGCGGGCGTTGTACGAAGTGGAATTTGGCTGCGATCCGCCGAACGTCTCGAAGGCCCGCGCGATCATTGAGCGCAACCTGAACGACATGCAGACCAAGCCGGTGACCGCGGACGAATTGCAGCAAGCGAAAGCCCAGTGGCTACGCGAGATTCCGCTGACCGAGTCCAGCGTGGGCGGCATCGCATCCACGCTGCTCTCGCTCGCCACGCGCGACCTCCCGCTCGACGAACCGACTCGCGCCGCGCAACGTTGCAGCACGATGACAGCCGAAGAAGTGCAAGCCGCGTTCGCGAAATGGTTGCATCCGGCTGATCTGGTGCAGTCCGTGCAGGGGCCGGAGCCGAAGTGA
- a CDS encoding carbonic anhydrase, whose translation MQQLIAGVHKFQQDELGKYRKLFRRLSRQEQNPHTLFITCSDSRVLAELITQSQPGDLFVVKNIGNIVPRADVPGRNSTAAAIEFAVNILGVTDVVVCGHSQCGAMTALLDGLPDSPEIPHLKEWIATAAPVRELMDRHYQHLTDRTERITAAAGENVLFALENLHTYPAVAARLAAGTLRLHGWFFELATAKLFAYDLTTQQFQPIEPEP comes from the coding sequence ATGCAACAACTCATCGCAGGCGTTCACAAATTCCAGCAGGACGAACTCGGCAAGTACCGCAAACTCTTTCGCCGTCTTTCGCGGCAGGAACAGAATCCGCATACGCTCTTCATCACCTGCTCGGACTCGCGTGTCCTGGCGGAGTTGATCACGCAGAGCCAGCCCGGCGATTTGTTCGTTGTGAAAAACATCGGCAACATCGTCCCCCGCGCGGACGTCCCGGGCCGAAATTCAACCGCCGCGGCCATCGAGTTTGCGGTAAACATCCTCGGCGTGACCGACGTCGTGGTCTGCGGTCATTCGCAGTGCGGGGCGATGACGGCTCTACTCGACGGTTTGCCGGATTCGCCGGAAATACCGCATCTAAAGGAATGGATCGCCACGGCCGCTCCCGTCCGCGAATTGATGGACCGCCACTACCAGCATCTCACCGACCGCACCGAACGCATCACCGCCGCCGCCGGGGAAAACGTCCTGTTCGCGCTGGAGAATCTCCACACCTACCCCGCCGTCGCGGCACGCCTGGCCGCCGGTACCCTGCGCCTGCACGGCTGGTTCTTCGAACTCGCCACCGCCAAGCTCTTCGCCTACGACCTTACTACCCAACAATTCCAACCCATCGAGCCGGAGCCATGA
- a CDS encoding GNAT family N-acetyltransferase, with amino-acid sequence MTQLRQEEAEDLDFLEEMLFEAFFWDPSTKRPSFASFRDDPEFIKLLAGWTRRGDRAIIAEENGVRTGAAWFRLWTPELHSYGFVDATTPEVAMAVRADYRHQGLGRRLLDALIGTARTDGFPALSLSVSPLNSARQLYESAGFRKVGESGTSWTLLLALKPL; translated from the coding sequence ATGACGCAACTTCGGCAAGAGGAGGCGGAGGACCTGGACTTCCTCGAAGAGATGCTCTTTGAGGCATTCTTCTGGGACCCATCCACCAAGCGTCCTTCATTCGCCTCGTTTCGCGACGACCCGGAGTTCATCAAGCTGCTCGCCGGTTGGACACGCCGCGGAGATCGGGCGATCATCGCAGAAGAGAATGGTGTGCGGACGGGGGCCGCGTGGTTTCGGCTCTGGACACCCGAGCTTCACTCCTATGGATTTGTGGATGCAACCACACCGGAAGTAGCAATGGCGGTGAGAGCGGATTATCGGCACCAGGGACTTGGGCGGAGGTTGCTTGACGCCCTCATAGGGACGGCCCGCACAGATGGTTTCCCGGCTCTTAGTCTGAGCGTCAGCCCCCTGAACTCTGCGCGGCAGCTCTATGAGTCCGCAGGCTTTCGAAAAGTGGGGGAATCCGGAACCTCGTGGACGCTGCTGCTTGCACTCAAGCCACTTTAG
- a CDS encoding HupE/UreJ family protein, translating into MKTISRSLWISAAFLLLTGVGAQAHMLPNDVHGFGSGFAHPLHGLDHILVMVAVGLWAAQLGGRARWMVPASFVGVMMLGGALAMGGLRVPFTEQGILLSVSMLGVLIAVAARFPLAASMAIVGVFAFFHGHSHGTEMPANAVGYAYGAGFALATVLLHASGIALANAVKNMRLPVVRWAGAAIAVAGICLWAF; encoded by the coding sequence ATGAAGACGATCTCGCGTTCTCTTTGGATTTCGGCGGCTTTTCTGCTGCTCACCGGCGTGGGCGCTCAGGCCCATATGCTCCCCAATGACGTGCATGGATTTGGCAGCGGGTTTGCGCATCCGTTGCATGGGCTCGATCATATATTGGTGATGGTGGCGGTCGGTTTGTGGGCGGCGCAACTTGGCGGTCGGGCGCGCTGGATGGTCCCGGCGAGTTTCGTTGGCGTGATGATGCTCGGCGGGGCACTGGCGATGGGCGGGCTGCGGGTGCCGTTTACGGAACAGGGGATTTTACTTTCGGTGTCGATGCTCGGAGTTTTGATTGCCGTGGCCGCGCGGTTTCCGTTGGCGGCGAGCATGGCGATTGTGGGCGTCTTTGCGTTTTTTCACGGGCATTCACACGGCACCGAGATGCCGGCCAATGCGGTTGGGTATGCGTACGGCGCGGGGTTCGCACTGGCGACGGTGCTGCTACATGCGAGTGGCATCGCATTGGCGAACGCTGTGAAGAACATGAGATTGCCGGTAGTGCGCTGGGCCGGCGCGGCGATTGCCGTGGCGGGAATTTGCCTTTGGGCGTTCTAG
- a CDS encoding ornithine carbamoyltransferase, protein MQTLLRGKDYIETPDWTKEELETVLEVAGDLKKRFALGEAHRLLQDKTLFMMFFEQSTRTRNSTEAAMTQLGGHAHDLTPDKMQISHGETPKDTGKVLSRYGHGIAIRNCFYGVGNKYLREVAEHASVPVVSLQDDVDHPLQAIADLMTMREKYGNNLRGVKCLVSWTYAPAYARPLSVPQGLIWLLPRFGMDVTLSHPKEFNLMPRTVEAAKKFAKENRTKFEIIHDMDDGFKDAIVCYPKSWGCHQYLNDQGVPEADRKEAGMKILNKYKSWVCTEKRMKMAKKEACYMHPLPADRGAEVEDAVIDGPQSVVFDQAENRLHTVKAILSLVMGGRP, encoded by the coding sequence ATGCAAACATTGTTACGAGGCAAGGACTACATTGAGACGCCGGATTGGACGAAGGAAGAACTCGAGACGGTGCTCGAGGTCGCCGGCGACCTGAAAAAACGTTTTGCGCTGGGCGAAGCGCACCGTCTGCTGCAGGACAAGACACTGTTCATGATGTTCTTCGAGCAGAGCACGCGCACGCGCAATTCGACCGAGGCCGCGATGACGCAGCTCGGCGGTCACGCGCACGACCTGACACCAGACAAGATGCAGATTTCCCACGGCGAAACACCGAAGGATACCGGCAAGGTCTTGTCGCGTTACGGTCACGGTATCGCGATCCGCAACTGTTTCTATGGCGTTGGCAACAAGTACCTCCGCGAAGTGGCCGAGCATGCTTCGGTGCCCGTGGTCAGCTTGCAGGATGATGTGGATCATCCGTTACAGGCGATTGCGGATTTGATGACGATGCGCGAGAAGTACGGTAACAATTTGCGCGGCGTGAAATGCCTCGTCTCGTGGACGTATGCGCCCGCGTATGCGCGTCCACTCAGCGTGCCGCAGGGATTGATCTGGCTGCTGCCGCGCTTCGGCATGGACGTGACACTGTCGCATCCGAAGGAATTCAATTTGATGCCGCGCACCGTCGAGGCGGCGAAGAAATTCGCCAAGGAAAACAGGACCAAGTTCGAGATCATTCACGACATGGATGATGGGTTCAAGGACGCCATTGTCTGCTATCCGAAATCGTGGGGTTGCCACCAGTATCTCAACGACCAGGGCGTTCCCGAAGCCGATCGCAAAGAAGCGGGCATGAAAATCCTCAATAAATACAAGAGCTGGGTCTGCACCGAGAAGCGAATGAAGATGGCGAAGAAGGAAGCGTGTTACATGCACCCGCTACCCGCAGACCGCGGCGCGGAAGTTGAGGACGCCGTAATCGACGGCCCGCAATCCGTGGTGTTCGACCAGGCGGAGAATCGGTTGCACACAGTAAAAGCGATCCTGTCACTGGTAATGGGCGGCCGGCCGTGA
- a CDS encoding SDR family oxidoreductase, with amino-acid sequence METLQGKTAIITGGGSGIGKAIATALLREGANVVIASRRALSVENTVTVACDVRKKADVVKVAETAKQRFGGIDILVNNTGLGVGSKVVDCSEEDWHKVLDTNLTGTFLMTQAVLPAMIAQRSGYIVNIASQAAKHGYPQAGPYCASKFGIIGLSEALQHEVREFGIHVHCLCPGLVQVPPPQNEGEVRQGVLQVEDLASTALFLLKLPRRVNIENIGLFHF; translated from the coding sequence ATGGAAACACTTCAGGGCAAGACGGCCATCATCACCGGCGGCGGTAGCGGCATTGGCAAGGCCATTGCCACCGCGCTGCTGCGCGAGGGCGCCAATGTGGTGATTGCCTCGCGCCGCGCGTTGTCCGTCGAGAACACCGTGACTGTCGCCTGCGATGTTCGTAAGAAAGCCGATGTCGTGAAAGTGGCGGAAACTGCGAAGCAACGCTTCGGCGGCATCGACATTCTCGTCAACAACACCGGCCTCGGCGTGGGCAGCAAGGTCGTCGACTGCTCCGAGGAAGATTGGCACAAGGTGCTCGACACAAACCTGACCGGCACATTCCTTATGACGCAAGCCGTGTTGCCGGCGATGATCGCGCAACGCTCCGGCTACATCGTCAACATCGCCTCGCAAGCCGCCAAGCACGGCTACCCCCAGGCCGGTCCCTACTGCGCATCGAAGTTCGGCATCATCGGCTTGTCAGAGGCGCTGCAGCACGAAGTGCGGGAATTCGGCATTCACGTCCACTGCCTCTGCCCCGGGCTCGTGCAGGTTCCCCCGCCCCAAAACGAAGGTGAAGTCCGCCAGGGCGTCCTGCAAGTCGAAGACCTCGCCTCGACAGCGCTATTTCTCCTGAAGCTACCCCGCCGAGTCAACATCGAGAACATCGGCCTGTTTCACTTCTAA
- a CDS encoding DUF2127 domain-containing protein → MGTRRHHDVGFIVIGVFKLVKGALLLAFGLGALSLIHKDATEVIRHWAHVFQVDTDSKFVQYWLVEIGLVQKRDLPLVVTTSLFYSALLSTEGVGLLMEKVWAEYLTSIITASFIPIEIYALVRHTTVVRICLLLANALVVTYLVLRLGQRKRANALPAS, encoded by the coding sequence ATGGGTACGCGAAGACATCACGACGTTGGTTTTATCGTCATCGGAGTTTTCAAACTTGTGAAGGGGGCGTTGTTGCTCGCCTTTGGCCTGGGAGCGCTGTCGCTGATTCACAAGGACGCGACGGAGGTCATTCGTCATTGGGCCCATGTGTTCCAGGTCGATACGGACAGCAAGTTCGTCCAATACTGGCTGGTGGAAATTGGTTTGGTACAAAAGCGCGACCTACCACTGGTCGTTACGACCTCGCTGTTTTACTCAGCGCTTTTGTCGACGGAAGGCGTCGGTTTGCTGATGGAAAAAGTCTGGGCGGAATACCTCACGTCGATCATCACCGCGTCTTTTATCCCGATCGAAATCTACGCGTTGGTAAGACATACGACCGTCGTGCGCATCTGCCTGCTACTGGCCAACGCTCTCGTCGTGACTTATCTCGTGCTTCGACTGGGTCAGCGAAAGCGTGCCAACGCATTACCTGCAAGTTGA
- a CDS encoding RNA polymerase sigma factor — MTSAIPLATLASLRHFERQARSCCHTAVGSSLTLIALLMSNDAEMADTTDFESLVGRFYRPLYQFAFSLARNEAEACDLTQQAFYVWATKGHQLRDVAKVKTWLFTTLHHEFLKTRRRQTRFPHYELEQVEHELPTISPATVNQLDADAVVEALGQVEELYQAPLALFYMEEHSYKEIAEILEVPIGTVQSRIARGKMQLQKILMDRATTPGADQEAKQRG, encoded by the coding sequence ATGACCTCCGCGATTCCACTTGCCACGCTGGCAAGTCTGCGGCACTTTGAACGTCAGGCACGCTCCTGCTGTCACACGGCGGTGGGTTCCAGCCTGACACTGATTGCTCTTCTTATGTCGAATGACGCGGAGATGGCGGACACAACGGACTTTGAGAGTCTGGTGGGTCGTTTTTATCGCCCGCTCTACCAATTTGCCTTCAGCCTGGCCCGCAATGAAGCCGAGGCATGTGACCTCACACAACAAGCGTTTTACGTGTGGGCGACCAAGGGCCACCAACTCCGTGACGTCGCAAAGGTGAAGACATGGTTGTTCACCACGCTCCATCATGAGTTCCTCAAGACGCGGCGCCGCCAGACGCGTTTTCCGCATTACGAACTTGAGCAGGTGGAACACGAGTTGCCGACGATTTCGCCGGCAACAGTGAATCAACTGGACGCCGACGCGGTCGTCGAAGCGCTGGGGCAGGTCGAGGAACTCTACCAGGCGCCGCTCGCACTGTTTTATATGGAAGAACACTCGTACAAGGAGATCGCAGAGATTCTCGAAGTGCCCATCGGCACCGTCCAGTCACGGATCGCCCGCGGCAAGATGCAACTCCAGAAGATTTTGATGGACCGTGCCACCACACCCGGCGCGGACCAGGAAGCGAAACAGCGTGGATAA
- a CDS encoding metallophosphoesterase — translation MRDEIIHDHNHDGIDRRGFLKCMAWVGTGVLFTVTGGILRSETITQLTAGAGALKGALAQPKGALSFAQISDSHIGFSKEANKDVVGTLQAAIDRINALPTPPAFILHTGDLSHLSKAAEFDAVDQILRSAKTGQVFYVPGEHDVLNDNGKQYLGRYGKNTHGDGWYSFDHSGVHFIGLVNVLNLKAGGLGALGAEQLEWLEDNVKGLSSDTPIVVFAHIPLWTIYPEWGWGTDDGAQALSYLKRFGSVTVLNGHIHQTMQKVEGNITFHTAMSTAFPQPAPGTAPSAGPMKVPAEKLRSVLGITDVNYIEGKSSLAIIDSPLAS, via the coding sequence ATGCGAGATGAAATTATTCACGATCACAATCATGACGGCATCGATCGTCGTGGATTCCTCAAATGCATGGCGTGGGTCGGCACAGGAGTGCTTTTTACCGTAACGGGAGGAATTCTGCGGTCGGAGACCATCACCCAGCTCACGGCGGGTGCGGGCGCACTCAAAGGTGCGCTGGCGCAGCCCAAAGGGGCCTTGAGTTTTGCCCAGATCAGCGACAGTCACATCGGATTCAGCAAAGAAGCAAATAAGGACGTCGTGGGCACTCTGCAAGCGGCCATCGACCGGATCAACGCGCTGCCGACGCCGCCGGCGTTCATCCTGCACACGGGCGATCTCAGCCATCTGTCGAAGGCGGCAGAATTCGATGCCGTGGACCAGATTTTGAGGAGCGCCAAGACCGGACAGGTGTTCTACGTGCCGGGCGAGCACGATGTTCTTAACGATAACGGCAAGCAGTATCTCGGACGTTACGGTAAGAACACCCACGGAGACGGTTGGTACAGTTTCGACCACAGCGGCGTGCATTTCATCGGCCTTGTCAATGTGCTCAACCTCAAGGCTGGCGGCCTGGGAGCGCTTGGAGCCGAGCAATTGGAATGGCTTGAGGACAACGTGAAGGGCCTCTCCAGTGATACCCCGATCGTCGTCTTCGCGCACATCCCGCTGTGGACCATTTACCCCGAGTGGGGCTGGGGCACCGACGACGGCGCGCAAGCGTTGTCCTATTTGAAACGGTTCGGCTCGGTGACCGTGCTTAATGGCCACATCCACCAGACGATGCAAAAGGTCGAGGGGAACATCACATTCCACACCGCGATGTCCACGGCCTTTCCGCAGCCCGCGCCGGGCACTGCCCCATCAGCGGGTCCCATGAAGGTGCCTGCAGAGAAGCTGCGCAGCGTGTTGGGAATCACCGATGTGAACTACATCGAGGGCAAAAGCTCGCTGGCGATTATCGATTCCCCCCTCGCGAGTTAG
- a CDS encoding cupredoxin family copper-binding protein — MVLVIHTSIAGEKPAPNVVTIDNFSFLPQTLTVPVGTKVTWINRDDIPHTVLSVDKTTIVSPALDTDEKFSYTFTVAGTNDYYCSVHPHMKGKVIVLPAETTK, encoded by the coding sequence ATGGTGTTGGTGATCCACACATCCATCGCCGGCGAGAAGCCGGCGCCGAATGTAGTCACCATCGACAACTTCAGTTTCCTACCGCAGACGCTGACCGTTCCAGTTGGCACGAAGGTGACCTGGATCAACCGCGACGACATCCCGCACACGGTCCTTAGCGTCGACAAGACGACCATCGTGTCGCCAGCGTTGGATACGGATGAGAAGTTTTCGTACACGTTTACCGTTGCCGGGACGAATGACTATTACTGCTCGGTGCATCCGCACATGAAAGGAAAAGTCATCGTACTACCGGCGGAAACAACCAAATGA
- a CDS encoding DUF2231 domain-containing protein, which translates to MNVFDPKSALLAKHAQHVVLVHFPIALTIMSFAFDVLAVWRRKAALAAAAFYNLAGAAITSVPTVATGLLAWQWQLAGARLKGVLRLHLVFAVTSMALIWFLWAMRWRDRKQSVQSPGPLYFVLGLITLVMIALTGHLGGFLSGVNVAGD; encoded by the coding sequence ATGAACGTCTTCGACCCCAAAAGCGCGCTGCTGGCCAAACACGCGCAGCATGTCGTGCTGGTCCACTTCCCGATCGCGCTGACCATCATGAGCTTCGCGTTCGACGTCCTCGCGGTCTGGAGGCGCAAGGCGGCACTGGCAGCTGCGGCCTTTTATAATCTCGCCGGGGCGGCCATTACGTCGGTGCCCACCGTCGCCACGGGTCTGCTGGCGTGGCAGTGGCAACTTGCCGGGGCGCGATTGAAAGGCGTCCTGCGGCTGCATTTGGTCTTTGCCGTAACCAGCATGGCGCTGATCTGGTTTCTCTGGGCGATGCGGTGGCGGGACCGGAAACAGTCGGTACAATCGCCGGGACCGCTGTACTTCGTTCTGGGCCTGATCACCTTGGTGATGATCGCGCTGACGGGGCACCTCGGTGGATTCTTAAGCGGTGTCAACGTGGCGGGTGACTAA
- a CDS encoding thioredoxin domain-containing protein: MNSNEIEVQIVEIGEASFFSEVVQSKLPVLVGFLAPGNQPFQVLRPVLDEVVTAWSGSVKVVWVNADDNPNLSRWYRIKSIPTLLYFVDGRPRARVIGAASKEAILSQLKPFAEAA; encoded by the coding sequence ATGAATTCGAATGAAATCGAAGTGCAGATCGTCGAGATCGGCGAAGCGAGCTTCTTTTCGGAAGTGGTCCAGTCGAAGCTGCCCGTCCTGGTGGGGTTCCTGGCTCCTGGGAATCAGCCTTTCCAAGTTCTCAGGCCGGTTCTTGACGAAGTGGTGACCGCGTGGTCCGGAAGCGTGAAAGTCGTCTGGGTCAACGCCGACGACAATCCCAATCTCAGCAGGTGGTATCGGATTAAATCCATTCCAACTTTGCTCTATTTCGTTGATGGACGTCCCCGCGCCAGAGTAATCGGCGCAGCCAGTAAAGAGGCCATTCTTTCCCAGTTAAAGCCGTTTGCGGAAGCAGCCTGA
- a CDS encoding FAD-dependent oxidoreductase: MTKVTLTLREKKEIAAGTMAFCFGSDGQRFVFKPGQCIRITLLDPLYKDKKGNARDFSIASSPGDPSLMIATRMTGSAFKRSLADLPVGSSVRVNGPYGEFLHDVDPVRPAIFLAGGIGITPFRSMIKHAMEQHSTQRLTLVYCNRTPDDAAFLDELQDWEKENPNFRVIATMTQPQNPGKTWTGRTGYVGVRFVKEHLCEQTPSVYCVAGPPRFVSAVAEVLAIAGVNEGDIRTDEFFGYEA, from the coding sequence ATGACAAAAGTCACATTAACGCTGAGAGAGAAAAAAGAGATCGCCGCGGGGACGATGGCGTTCTGTTTCGGGAGCGACGGGCAACGGTTTGTCTTCAAGCCCGGTCAGTGCATCCGTATCACTTTGTTGGATCCCCTGTACAAGGACAAGAAAGGCAATGCCCGGGACTTTTCCATTGCCTCCTCGCCCGGCGACCCATCCTTGATGATTGCCACGCGCATGACCGGTAGCGCCTTCAAACGAAGCCTCGCTGATCTCCCTGTCGGATCGAGCGTGCGAGTGAACGGCCCTTACGGCGAGTTCTTGCACGATGTGGACCCGGTGCGACCTGCGATCTTTCTCGCGGGCGGAATCGGCATCACCCCGTTTCGGAGCATGATCAAGCACGCCATGGAGCAACACTCGACGCAACGACTCACGCTGGTTTACTGCAATCGCACCCCGGACGACGCGGCGTTCCTTGATGAACTTCAAGACTGGGAGAAAGAGAACCCGAACTTCCGTGTCATCGCGACCATGACTCAACCGCAGAACCCTGGCAAGACATGGACGGGAAGAACAGGTTACGTCGGCGTACGGTTTGTGAAAGAACACCTCTGCGAACAAACGCCGTCCGTCTACTGCGTCGCTGGCCCACCCCGATTCGTATCGGCAGTAGCGGAGGTACTCGCAATTGCAGGCGTGAACGAGGGCGACATCCGAACTGACGAGTTCTTCGGTTATGAAGCGTAA
- a CDS encoding twin-arginine translocase TatA/TatE family subunit, with amino-acid sequence MTPVLAIISEWHIFLVLIVVFLLFGGKKMPELARGIGEAMKEFKKASRDSQDDPPRTALPPAPTRPEGSPKPT; translated from the coding sequence ATGACACCTGTATTAGCAATTATAAGTGAGTGGCACATCTTCCTTGTGCTGATCGTCGTTTTCTTGCTGTTTGGAGGCAAGAAAATGCCGGAGTTGGCCCGTGGTATCGGCGAGGCCATGAAAGAGTTCAAAAAAGCCTCTCGCGATAGTCAGGATGATCCACCACGAACAGCTCTTCCTCCTGCGCCGACTAGGCCGGAAGGAAGCCCAAAACCAACTTAA